A stretch of the Streptomyces sp. WMMB303 genome encodes the following:
- a CDS encoding YciI family protein produces MESFCYHRDRPGSAALRYQLLEEHWSYMDGYAEGLIARGPTLAADGETPTGSVHAVDLPDPAAARAFAFEEPNHQAGIYRDVLLFRWRNLLGRTMWEFPGGRTGGDRYLVLGLGPARAEHGAQPTGPTVPPGEDELIAFGALLSDDGTAWLGTAALVRAPDADAARATLAAEQYTGIEVHDWEFGGRR; encoded by the coding sequence ATGGAGTCTTTCTGCTACCACCGCGATCGTCCCGGCTCGGCCGCACTGCGGTACCAGTTGCTGGAGGAGCACTGGTCCTACATGGACGGATACGCAGAGGGCTTGATCGCACGTGGCCCGACCCTCGCCGCCGACGGCGAGACACCCACCGGCAGTGTGCATGCCGTCGACCTGCCGGACCCGGCGGCGGCCCGGGCGTTCGCGTTCGAGGAGCCCAACCATCAGGCGGGGATCTACCGGGACGTGCTGCTCTTCCGGTGGCGCAATCTGCTCGGACGCACGATGTGGGAGTTCCCCGGTGGCCGTACCGGCGGCGACCGGTATCTGGTGCTCGGCCTGGGGCCGGCGCGGGCGGAGCACGGCGCACAGCCCACCGGCCCGACCGTCCCGCCCGGTGAGGACGAGCTGATCGCATTCGGAGCGCTGCTCTCGGACGACGGCACCGCCTGGCTCGGTACGGCGGCCCTGGTGCGGGCGCCGGACGCGGACGCGGCGCGCGCCACCCTCGCCGCGGAGCA
- a CDS encoding helix-turn-helix transcriptional regulator, with amino-acid sequence MPGPKDIDGSAGVPTFYGKELRWKREQAGLTQPQLVEGSFYGHGHLSEIERGERRMPPDLAAHVDKVLKTDGFFSRRCEDVRNARLRGHAPYFEKALEAEERADSIEEWSPMLLPGLLQNETYARAVVEAAHPLAEPDVVDAKVQARLTRAELFERERERPEFWAVLHEYLLRHPILPPRAMAEQLDSVVRLVRRRRVVPQILPWSAGAHPFMMGMATIMTFPDAPPMVYTESMYSGEAIDDPALVRPYRKAYDRLRAAALSPQASLAMIEAAAEEYRNGEPRVRPERFPLAEE; translated from the coding sequence GTGCCAGGACCCAAGGACATCGACGGCTCGGCGGGCGTGCCCACCTTCTACGGCAAGGAGCTCCGCTGGAAGCGCGAGCAGGCCGGACTGACCCAACCCCAACTGGTGGAGGGCAGCTTCTACGGCCACGGCCACCTGAGCGAGATCGAACGCGGCGAGCGGCGCATGCCGCCGGACCTCGCCGCACACGTGGACAAGGTACTGAAGACCGACGGCTTCTTCAGCCGCCGCTGCGAGGATGTGCGGAACGCGCGATTGAGGGGGCACGCCCCGTACTTCGAGAAGGCTTTGGAGGCTGAAGAGCGCGCCGACTCCATCGAAGAGTGGAGTCCTATGCTCTTGCCAGGCCTGTTGCAGAACGAGACATACGCGCGAGCGGTCGTTGAAGCGGCTCATCCGCTGGCAGAGCCAGATGTGGTCGACGCCAAAGTTCAGGCTCGGCTCACCCGTGCCGAGCTCTTCGAAAGAGAACGCGAGCGTCCTGAATTCTGGGCCGTACTACACGAATATCTGCTGCGGCACCCCATCCTCCCGCCCAGGGCTATGGCCGAACAGCTTGACAGCGTTGTGAGGCTGGTCCGCAGGAGGCGCGTCGTTCCACAGATCCTACCGTGGAGTGCCGGAGCCCATCCGTTCATGATGGGCATGGCCACTATCATGACATTCCCTGACGCTCCGCCCATGGTCTACACGGAGTCGATGTACAGCGGAGAAGCCATCGACGATCCGGCACTCGTGAGGCCGTACCGTAAGGCATACGATCGGTTGAGGGCCGCCGCACTGTCGCCACAGGCGTCCCTGGCCATGATCGAGGCAGCGGCAGAGGAGTACCGGAATGGCGAGCCGAGAGTTCGACCTGAGCGCTTTCCGCTGGCGGAAGAGTAG
- a CDS encoding DUF397 domain-containing protein, whose translation MASREFDLSAFRWRKSSYSNGDGGSCVEIGTLAASDIVPVRDTKRAPTDPVLVFPATQWARFVTTLHNGHRNA comes from the coding sequence ATGGCGAGCCGAGAGTTCGACCTGAGCGCTTTCCGCTGGCGGAAGAGTAGTTACAGCAACGGCGACGGGGGCAGTTGCGTCGAGATCGGCACACTCGCCGCGTCAGACATCGTCCCGGTGCGCGACACCAAGAGAGCGCCCACTGATCCCGTCCTCGTGTTCCCCGCAACCCAGTGGGCCCGCTTCGTCACCACACTGCACAACGGGCACAGAAACGCCTGA
- a CDS encoding DUF397 domain-containing protein yields the protein MTVQPHPNSTQWRKSSYSNGDGGDCVEVAVPAQGGVVTVRDTKAGPRGQVLTFPAPQWGCFVATVCRGGFEG from the coding sequence ATGACCGTGCAGCCCCACCCCAACTCCACGCAGTGGCGCAAGAGTAGCTACAGCAACGGCGACGGCGGCGACTGCGTCGAGGTCGCAGTTCCGGCACAGGGTGGAGTCGTCACGGTGCGGGACACCAAGGCGGGGCCCCGAGGCCAGGTGCTGACTTTTCCCGCGCCGCAGTGGGGGTGCTTCGTGGCGACGGTCTGCCGTGGGGGCTTCGAGGGCTGA